One Actinomadura viridis genomic region harbors:
- a CDS encoding ABC transporter permease: MRPAQLARGAAGVAGAIAIAELVTRTGLVDPETVPPASTVLLRAAELAADGEYLVKVADTLRAWLGGLLLATVVAVALGILLSATPWLNNGARLVVELMRPIPSLALIPLAIVTFSSVTQSKMSLVFYASTWPILINTLYALRDVDPVAKETLRSFGFGDLAVLLRVSLPSALPFVATGVRIAASVGLVVVVSTELIAGAGEGVGGYLMESQSGGGHPDLMLAGAVWAGTLGLIANTLLVGMERRAFRWHVAGTGAAS; the protein is encoded by the coding sequence ATGAGGCCGGCCCAGCTGGCGCGCGGCGCGGCCGGGGTCGCGGGGGCGATCGCGATCGCCGAACTGGTCACCAGGACCGGGCTCGTCGATCCCGAGACCGTCCCACCCGCCTCGACCGTGCTGCTGCGCGCCGCCGAACTCGCCGCCGACGGGGAGTATCTGGTCAAGGTGGCCGACACGTTGCGCGCCTGGCTGGGTGGACTGCTGCTGGCGACCGTCGTGGCGGTGGCGCTGGGCATCCTGCTCAGCGCCACGCCATGGCTGAACAACGGCGCCCGCCTGGTGGTGGAGCTGATGCGGCCGATCCCCTCGCTGGCGCTGATCCCCCTGGCGATCGTCACCTTCAGCTCGGTCACCCAGTCGAAGATGTCCCTGGTGTTCTACGCCTCCACCTGGCCGATCCTCATCAACACGCTCTACGCGCTGCGCGATGTCGACCCGGTGGCCAAGGAGACGCTGCGCAGCTTCGGCTTCGGCGACCTGGCGGTGCTGCTCCGGGTGAGCCTGCCCAGCGCGCTGCCGTTCGTGGCCACCGGAGTGCGCATCGCCGCCTCGGTCGGCCTGGTGGTCGTGGTCAGCACCGAGCTGATCGCCGGAGCCGGTGAGGGCGTCGGCGGTTACCTGATGGAGAGCCAGTCGGGCGGCGGTCATCCCGACCTGATGCTGGCGGGCGCGGTCTGGGCCGGAACCCTCGGCCTGATCGCCAACACCCTGCTGGTCGGGATGGAACGCCGAGCCTTCCGCTGGCATGTGGCGGGAACGGGGGCCGCATCATGA
- a CDS encoding ABC transporter ATP-binding protein — translation MLEINELTHTYGDHTVLSGLTLKVAEGELVSIVGPSGCGKSTLLRCVAGLVRPTGGKVVLNGAPIDGVPDDLAVVFQDYSRSLMPWLTVRDNVALPLRRRGKSKKERRDAAQQALESVGLADAGRKYPWQLSGGMQQRVSIARALAYRPTLLLMDEPFGSVDAQTREDLEDLVLRVHRDEGMTILLVTHDIDESVYVGDRVVVLARNPGRVRAELPVGLPSTRDQIETRGLPEFVRLRAEVGRLVRGSTQDGGTAKAS, via the coding sequence ATGCTGGAGATCAACGAACTGACACACACCTACGGTGACCACACCGTGCTGTCCGGACTCACCCTCAAGGTCGCCGAGGGCGAGCTGGTCAGCATCGTGGGGCCGTCCGGATGCGGCAAGTCCACGCTGCTGCGCTGCGTGGCCGGGCTGGTCCGGCCGACCGGCGGCAAGGTCGTGCTCAACGGCGCGCCGATCGACGGCGTGCCCGACGACCTCGCCGTGGTCTTCCAGGACTACAGCCGGTCGCTGATGCCGTGGCTGACCGTCCGCGACAATGTCGCCCTTCCCCTGCGGCGCCGCGGCAAGAGCAAGAAGGAACGCCGGGACGCCGCGCAGCAGGCGCTGGAGTCGGTCGGCCTCGCCGACGCCGGCCGCAAGTACCCCTGGCAGCTGTCGGGCGGGATGCAGCAGCGGGTCTCCATCGCCCGCGCGCTGGCGTACCGGCCGACGCTGCTGCTGATGGACGAGCCGTTCGGGTCGGTCGACGCCCAGACCCGGGAGGACCTGGAGGACCTGGTGCTCCGGGTGCACCGGGACGAGGGCATGACGATCCTGCTGGTCACCCACGACATCGACGAGAGCGTCTACGTGGGCGACCGGGTGGTGGTCCTGGCCCGCAACCCCGGCCGGGTCCGCGCCGAGCTTCCGGTGGGCCTGCCCTCGACGCGCGACCAGATCGAGACCCGGGGGCTGCCCGAGTTCGTCCGGCTGCGCGCCGAGGTCGGGCGGCTCGTCCGCGGCAGCACCCAGGACGGCGGGACGGCGAAGGCGTCCTGA
- a CDS encoding ABC transporter permease, whose amino-acid sequence MSARASAGGSGASRIVRGALAGVSRLWLVALLVAAWEVGARAAADDFFPPPSQIVQALHEIWFSGPAGRFFLTDKALDDFGPSLAHLFAGWAIAAVAGVVLGVVIGRWRALGDVLEPVLQFGRAVPPPTLIPFLLAVLDLGAPMQITTIVFGVIWPVLLNTIDGVRTVDRLALDTARVFGISGPLRLRRVILPAAAPKIFAGLRVSLGFALILMVISELVGSASGIGAHLTTAQQSFQMAEMWAGIVLLGVLGCLFNLVFVLVERRMLAWHGGARRLAS is encoded by the coding sequence ATGAGTGCGCGTGCTTCCGCGGGGGGCTCGGGCGCGAGCCGGATCGTGCGGGGGGCGCTGGCGGGGGTCAGCCGGTTGTGGCTGGTCGCCCTGCTGGTGGCGGCCTGGGAGGTCGGTGCCCGCGCGGCGGCCGACGATTTCTTCCCGCCGCCGTCCCAGATCGTCCAGGCCCTGCACGAGATCTGGTTCTCCGGTCCGGCCGGCCGGTTCTTCCTGACCGACAAGGCCCTGGACGACTTCGGGCCCAGTCTCGCGCACCTGTTCGCCGGGTGGGCCATCGCGGCGGTCGCCGGGGTGGTGCTCGGCGTGGTCATCGGACGGTGGCGGGCGCTGGGGGACGTGCTGGAGCCGGTGCTGCAGTTCGGCCGCGCGGTCCCGCCGCCCACGCTGATCCCGTTCCTGCTGGCGGTGCTGGACCTGGGCGCCCCGATGCAGATCACCACGATCGTGTTCGGGGTGATCTGGCCGGTGCTGCTCAACACCATCGACGGGGTGCGGACCGTGGACCGGCTGGCGCTGGACACCGCCCGGGTGTTCGGCATCAGCGGGCCGCTGCGGCTGCGCCGGGTGATCCTGCCCGCCGCCGCGCCCAAGATCTTCGCGGGCCTGCGGGTCAGCCTGGGCTTCGCCCTCATCCTGATGGTCATCTCCGAGCTGGTCGGCAGCGCCTCCGGCATCGGGGCCCACCTCACCACCGCCCAGCAGAGTTTCCAGATGGCGGAAATGTGGGCGGGCATCGTGCTGCTCGGCGTGCTGGGATGTCTGTTCAACCTGGTGTTCGTCCTGGTGGAAAGGCGCATGCTGGCCTGGCACGGCGGTGCCCGGCGGCTCGCGTCCTGA
- a CDS encoding ABC transporter substrate-binding protein: MRFAKERRAWLAGAVAGTLALSLTACGGGEEASANGLEQSEITVGVMPITEGAGIQIAISRGFFKAEGLTVKLRTVTGAAEALPQLKGGQLDIAHGGHVGIIQAQADGAYKLRIVAEASSMTKNLNGVLVSKDSSIKTPQDLAGKKIGTNARGNQNSLLLHATLQPYGVKVDEEKDVVVAPFPNQEQLLKSDKVDAIIVPEPFVTQIQQSIGARILTDFSSGPTKDFPITGFASTEEFATKNPKTVAAFQRALVKAQALAGDRSVLQEAMPKFTKMDPKLVGVINLNGFPTSTNATRIQRVSDVMRQFGYLKQPFDVKPLVLQNG; encoded by the coding sequence ATGAGGTTCGCCAAAGAGCGGCGCGCCTGGCTCGCCGGCGCGGTCGCCGGCACGCTCGCGCTGTCCCTGACCGCCTGCGGCGGGGGCGAGGAGGCTTCCGCGAACGGCCTGGAGCAGTCGGAGATCACCGTCGGGGTCATGCCCATCACCGAGGGCGCCGGCATCCAGATCGCGATCTCCCGGGGATTCTTCAAGGCCGAGGGCCTGACCGTGAAGTTGCGCACCGTCACCGGTGCGGCCGAGGCGTTGCCGCAGCTCAAGGGCGGCCAGCTCGACATCGCGCACGGCGGCCACGTCGGCATCATCCAGGCCCAGGCCGACGGCGCCTACAAGCTGCGCATCGTCGCCGAGGCGTCGTCGATGACCAAGAACCTCAACGGCGTGCTGGTGTCGAAGGACTCCTCGATCAAGACGCCCCAGGATCTGGCGGGCAAGAAGATCGGCACCAATGCCCGGGGCAACCAGAACAGCCTTCTGCTCCACGCCACCCTGCAGCCGTACGGGGTCAAGGTGGACGAGGAGAAGGACGTCGTCGTGGCGCCGTTCCCCAACCAGGAACAGTTGCTGAAGAGCGACAAGGTCGACGCCATCATCGTGCCCGAGCCGTTCGTCACCCAGATCCAGCAGTCGATCGGCGCGCGCATTCTCACCGACTTCTCCTCGGGCCCCACCAAGGACTTCCCGATCACGGGATTCGCCTCCACCGAGGAGTTCGCCACCAAGAACCCCAAGACCGTGGCCGCCTTCCAGCGCGCGCTCGTCAAGGCCCAGGCCCTTGCCGGTGACCGTTCCGTCCTGCAGGAGGCCATGCCCAAGTTCACCAAGATGGACCCCAAGCTGGTCGGCGTCATCAACCTGAACGGTTTCCCGACCTCGACCAACGCCACCCGGATCCAGCGGGTGTCGGACGTCATGCGTCAGTTCGGCTACCTGAAGCAGCCGTTCGACGTCAAGCCCCTCGTCCTGCAGAACGGATGA
- a CDS encoding nitrate- and nitrite sensing domain-containing protein, whose translation MTTRLVALILIPAVVAGILAGLRVRDGVTEAGLYARIEKLATLGDRVAALVHELESERALTVRFLTSARNGQEDELRRQHSVTDRAAAQVRGSLGGIGDAYSAQVRAKVRDVRYRLDSLPGLREVAGQGTASPFSALDIYGQLIVAMLDLDDLVAQGSPSAEVAESTRAFAALARAKDYASQESALVTSVLLTGRFANPADRERLLTLRSQQDSQIALFRSTAETGQRQLYEDTVTGPEAGQVELTYQQVLVASGRSPTMSVRPLRPRDSVGWAEASGTRIGQMREVERNLTATIVRDSRELKDNAYLGVLINAALLLIGLLLAALATGVVARSLVRPLRRLQAGALEVAGTRLPGLVDRLRDPEAAAEGIEVEPIDVDSTDEIGRVARAFDEVHREAVRLAADEAVLRGNINAMFVNLSRRSQSLIERQLRLIEELEQNERDEDQLGNLFRLDHLATRMRRNNENLLVLGGQDQVRRWTRPVPLIDVVRASLSEVEQYERVAVRVQGDMTVAGPVVNDLVHLLAELVENATVFSPEHTRVTVSGQLLSGGGAMLQITDNGVGMSGEDLEQANWRLANPPVIDFSAARRMGLFVVGRLAVRHGIRVELRAAQGGGLTAFVVLPEMVISPAESGGIGSRAFGGLDDGAARPPEYAGMPSSPSAVAGLPPVGTPPATGPAAGPGGLFGQDGGSGEYGVPRPRTGGAGSPERFAGTGTGPHPIMSDDGPPPGRDAFRDRPPGPGHTGPQPVIGGTGPLQPPFGQTGPQPIAGDSGAYPSMPGGTAQAPGPGARDHAPGYDREPEAPPRARADEPGREPGRLPVRRPGAQHPARRGPGGGSAPGGRPGTPSGPVHDDDPLRTGPLPAFHEQAAPDHGLPEYGASEYGAPGQGAPEYGAPGQGGTGHGLPEQGVPAGYGGSGRGGPGYGGSGHGGSGNGLRRGPAEDQGLPEPARGEHPAEQATPPGVPGRSPIFDAMRSEWFQRRTDQTPEDPVKGWESPADAGFQAAEAVREPAAGERTAAGLPKRVPGKNRVPGAVASRSTPAAQPPPQAAARPGGRPPVPGSGQSADTVRNRFASLQRGVQRGRTETRGTSGPGEEPGTGTTGELPSHGEGENGGTR comes from the coding sequence GTGACCACCCGGCTCGTGGCCCTGATCCTGATCCCCGCGGTCGTGGCCGGGATTCTTGCGGGCCTGCGCGTGCGCGACGGCGTGACCGAAGCCGGCCTCTACGCGCGGATCGAGAAGCTGGCGACGCTGGGTGACCGCGTCGCCGCGCTCGTCCACGAGCTGGAGAGCGAACGGGCCCTGACGGTGCGGTTCCTGACCTCCGCTCGCAACGGCCAGGAAGACGAACTGCGCCGGCAACACAGCGTGACCGATCGTGCGGCGGCGCAGGTGCGCGGCTCGCTGGGCGGGATCGGTGACGCGTACTCCGCCCAGGTCCGCGCCAAGGTCCGCGACGTGCGCTACCGGCTCGACTCGCTGCCGGGCCTGCGGGAGGTGGCCGGGCAGGGCACCGCCTCGCCCTTCTCGGCCCTGGACATCTACGGGCAGCTGATCGTCGCGATGCTGGACCTGGACGACCTGGTCGCGCAGGGCAGCCCGAGCGCCGAGGTGGCGGAGAGCACCCGGGCGTTCGCGGCGCTGGCCCGCGCCAAGGACTACGCCTCGCAGGAGAGCGCGCTGGTCACCTCGGTCCTGCTCACCGGGCGCTTCGCCAACCCCGCCGACCGGGAGCGGCTGCTGACGCTGCGCTCCCAGCAGGACAGCCAGATCGCGCTGTTCCGCTCGACGGCCGAGACCGGCCAGCGCCAGCTCTACGAGGACACCGTCACCGGCCCGGAGGCCGGCCAGGTCGAGCTGACCTACCAGCAGGTCCTGGTCGCGTCGGGGAGGTCGCCGACGATGTCGGTCCGGCCGCTGCGCCCCCGCGACTCGGTCGGCTGGGCCGAGGCGTCCGGCACCCGGATCGGCCAGATGCGCGAGGTGGAGCGGAACCTGACCGCCACCATCGTGCGCGACAGCCGGGAGCTCAAGGACAACGCCTACCTCGGCGTCCTCATCAACGCGGCCCTGCTGCTGATCGGGCTGCTGCTGGCGGCCCTGGCCACCGGTGTCGTGGCGCGGTCGCTGGTCCGTCCGCTGCGGCGGCTGCAGGCCGGGGCCCTGGAGGTGGCCGGCACCCGGCTGCCCGGCCTGGTGGACCGGCTGCGCGACCCGGAGGCGGCGGCCGAGGGGATCGAGGTGGAGCCGATCGACGTCGACTCCACCGACGAGATCGGCCGGGTCGCCCGGGCCTTCGACGAGGTGCACCGCGAGGCGGTCCGGCTGGCGGCCGACGAGGCCGTGCTGCGCGGCAACATCAACGCGATGTTCGTCAACCTGTCGCGCCGCAGCCAGTCCCTCATCGAGCGCCAGCTGCGCCTGATCGAGGAGCTGGAGCAGAACGAGCGGGACGAGGACCAGCTGGGCAACCTGTTCCGGCTGGACCACCTGGCCACCCGCATGCGCCGCAACAACGAGAACCTGCTGGTCCTCGGCGGGCAGGACCAGGTGCGCCGGTGGACCCGGCCGGTCCCGCTCATCGACGTGGTGCGCGCCTCCCTGTCGGAGGTCGAGCAGTACGAGCGGGTCGCGGTGCGCGTCCAGGGCGACATGACCGTGGCCGGACCGGTCGTCAACGACCTGGTCCACCTGCTGGCGGAGCTGGTCGAGAACGCCACGGTCTTCTCTCCCGAGCACACCAGGGTCACCGTCTCCGGCCAGCTGCTCAGCGGCGGCGGGGCGATGCTGCAGATCACCGACAACGGCGTGGGCATGTCCGGCGAGGACCTGGAACAGGCCAACTGGCGCCTGGCCAACCCGCCCGTCATCGACTTCTCCGCCGCCCGCCGCATGGGCCTCTTCGTGGTCGGCCGCCTGGCGGTGCGCCACGGCATCCGGGTCGAACTGCGCGCCGCGCAGGGCGGCGGGCTCACGGCGTTCGTGGTGCTGCCGGAGATGGTCATCAGCCCGGCCGAGTCCGGCGGCATCGGCTCGCGCGCGTTCGGCGGCCTGGACGACGGCGCCGCCCGGCCACCGGAGTACGCGGGGATGCCCTCGTCGCCATCGGCGGTGGCCGGGCTGCCCCCGGTCGGCACGCCCCCGGCCACCGGCCCGGCGGCCGGCCCCGGCGGCCTGTTCGGCCAGGACGGCGGCTCCGGCGAGTACGGCGTTCCCCGCCCGCGCACGGGCGGGGCGGGTTCCCCCGAGCGGTTCGCCGGAACGGGGACCGGCCCGCACCCGATCATGAGCGACGACGGCCCGCCGCCCGGCCGCGACGCGTTCCGCGACCGTCCGCCCGGGCCGGGACACACCGGCCCGCAGCCGGTCATCGGCGGGACGGGGCCGCTCCAGCCGCCGTTCGGCCAGACCGGACCGCAGCCGATCGCCGGCGACTCGGGTGCGTACCCATCGATGCCCGGCGGGACCGCGCAGGCGCCGGGCCCCGGCGCCCGGGACCACGCGCCGGGCTACGACCGGGAACCGGAGGCGCCGCCCAGGGCGCGGGCGGACGAGCCCGGCCGCGAGCCGGGCCGGCTTCCCGTACGGCGTCCCGGGGCGCAGCATCCGGCGCGGCGCGGACCGGGCGGCGGGAGCGCGCCCGGCGGCCGTCCCGGCACGCCGTCCGGGCCGGTGCACGACGACGACCCGCTGCGGACCGGCCCGCTCCCGGCCTTCCACGAGCAGGCGGCCCCAGACCACGGGCTCCCCGAGTACGGCGCCTCCGAGTACGGCGCCCCGGGCCAGGGTGCCCCCGAGTACGGCGCGCCGGGCCAGGGCGGCACCGGCCACGGCCTGCCCGAGCAGGGCGTTCCGGCCGGATACGGCGGCTCCGGCCGCGGCGGTCCCGGGTACGGGGGCTCGGGCCACGGCGGGTCCGGGAACGGCCTGCGCCGGGGACCCGCCGAAGATCAGGGGTTGCCTGAGCCGGCCCGGGGCGAGCATCCTGCCGAGCAGGCCACTCCGCCCGGTGTCCCCGGACGTTCGCCGATCTTCGACGCGATGCGGTCGGAGTGGTTCCAGCGACGGACCGACCAGACACCGGAGGATCCCGTGAAGGGGTGGGAATCTCCCGCCGACGCCGGATTCCAGGCCGCCGAGGCGGTACGGGAACCGGCGGCCGGCGAGCGTACCGCCGCCGGGCTGCCCAAGAGGGTGCCCGGGAAGAACAGGGTGCCGGGCGCGGTGGCGTCCCGGAGCACACCGGCTGCGCAGCCTCCGCCGCAGGCCGCCGCGCGACCGGGCGGCCGGCCCCCGGTGCCCGGGTCCGGCCAGTCTGCCGATACCGTGCGAAACCGGTTCGCCAGCCTGCAGCGAGGCGTCCAACGTGGCCGTACGGAGACACGCGGGACGTCCGGGCCGGGCGAGGAGCCCGGTACCGGCACCACAGGTGAGCTTCCCTCGCACGGCGAGGGAGAGAACGGAGGCACCCGGTGA